The following is a genomic window from Desulfurococcaceae archaeon.
CGTGATGCTCATTGCGACTATAATGTTCGTCTTTAAACCCTTATCGCCGGGTGACACGATACCCCTTATAACCCCGCTACTCACAGTACCCATTCCAGCGAGCGTACTAGATCGTGTAACAACTTCACTCTCACGCGTTATCGGTAAAGTTGCGGCACTACTAACCGGGACAAAACTCGTGGAGGCGCAGGCATTTACCATGATCGAGGTCGTTACCGCTAACGATGGGGTCCGCGCGCTCAGCATCGAGGCCGTCTGTAGTGGGATTGCGATGCTGAGCGCGGCGATCGTGATCTTTCCTCTTCTAGCGTATTATATTACCGCGAGCCGTGAAAAGGCCTTAAGGAAGGCGGTAGTATCCGCAATTGCGTTCGCTACGGGGCTCTTAATAGGCTTCGTAGGGAACACGTTGAGAGTTATTTCAATAGTACTGGTCGCTAAGTACTACGGCGTTGAAGCGGCTACAAGCATTTTCCATTACTCGCCATCCGCTATCTACGCATTACTTTCAGTGATTACAGCGTATGCGCTGATCTCCAAGCTGGCGCGCATAGCTTACGCCGTGCCAAGGCCCCTGGAGGCCGATACCAACCTCTCGGGGTTAAGGTGGGAGTATGTCGCCGGCACGTTGATATTGTTATTGTTCATGGTCTCGGCGGTACAGGTATCGACTGTACTGTCTGAGAATGCGCTCGCCGGAGAAGCCGGCACCGTGGCCATCAAGGTTGATAGCGTGGGGGACTTCATCGAAAACCCCGTCAAGTACCTGGTTCGCAGCGATATGGTTTCCAGTTACGTGTACGATGCTTTTCTAACTAGGGTTACTGGCTCGTTAGCGATGTACAGAATTAGCGTTGTTACGGGTAACGACACGTATCCAGGGCTCCTCGAACTGGTAGATACCACGGGGAGATTGCACACTCTACAGCTTTGCTTCAGCGTGCAGGGTTACAGGGTACTAAATGCCTGGAACGAGCAACGCGGGTCTCTCATGGTGGGTTACATCATGTCGGAGAAGGATGGCGTGCTCTATCTACTAACGTACATGCTTACGCCTGTTACCGTTAAGTCCACCAGTGGAGATTACGCCTTCTACGCGAGGGTATCACTGGTAAAGCCGTACACCGGCGCGGGAGACCTTGAGACGGCTGCTAACACCCTGCTCAGATCCCTAAGTGTAAGCCCGGTTCCCGTATTGCGAGAGAGCGCTGTACCTGGGCTTGCAGTCGCGTGTAGCACGAGTGTTGCAGTTCTAGTTATATATGCCTTTGTAACGTATTTATACAACCTGGTCTTGAAGAGGAGGCGCGGCGTTGTCCCAATTAACAAAACTGAGCTTTGATAAGGCTAACGAGCTCGTCAAGGAGGTTATGATTACCATCTCTAAGGTATATGTAGGTAAGCAAGATATAGTTAAACTAGCCGTAGTAACGCTCTTTAGCGGGGGCCACCTGCTAATTGAAGGTTATCCGGGCACGGGTAAGACCCTCCTAGCCAAGGCACTTGCAAAGGCTATTAGCGGCGAGTACAGGAGAATACAGGGACACCCCGACGTGCTTCCGAGCGACATCATAGGTTTTCACATGTACAGGGTTAGCGGTGAGAGAGTTTTCATTAAGGGACCCGTGTTCGCGAACGTCGTGCTATTTGATGAGCTTAACAGAACGCCGACGAGGTCCCAGAGCGCCTTGTTAGAGGCCATGCAAGAATACCAGGTGACAGTAGACGGCACCACCTATCCTCTTCCAAGACCATTTATGGTTATAGCCACGCAGGTCCCCGAGAGGTACGCTGTAGGCACGTACAGGATCATGGAGACGCTTGCTGATAGGTTTAGTACCTCGATACTGAGCTACTACAACCCGCCGGAAGAGGAGCTTGAAATAGTTACCAGGGCCGACTTTATCATTACAATGCCGGTGGAGCAGGTAGCTACTCTGAGTGAAGTGAACAATGTCATAGAGTCTATGCCGGGCCTAGTCGAGGTGAGCGAGTACGTGGCCGACTACATGGTCAGGCTAGTAAACTACGTTAGAACCCACTCCGCCGTGGCTTACGGGCCTTCACACAGAGTAACGGTGGATCTAATGAAGCTCAGCAGAGTACTGGCACTACTCGAGGGTAGAGAGTACGTCATACCCGATGATGTCAAGTCAATATTCGTCAACGTCGTATCACATAGAGTTAAGTTGAAGGAGGAGTACGAGCTTGAAGGATTAACAGCAGACTCGATTGCCACTGAGGCCCTGAAAAATGTCCCTGTACCCCGATGATGCAGGTAAGCAAGGTAAAAAGCCCGTGAAGCAAGGCTCATTCAAGCGCGTTAACTTGCTTATCCTGGTAACCGCCACTTTTCTTTACTATGTATTTAAATACTTCCAAGTACCGCTCTACGTAATGGCCGTCTCCTCGTTATTACTGGTAAACGTTCTCATGCTCTTTAGGCGTAGCATGGAGCTCTACTTCGGCATGCTCTTATTTTTCATAGTTGTACTCGTCTACACGGTGCTAGGCATGTTCTTGGTAGACGCCGTCTTGGGCCCTCTCGTAGACCTGTCAATAATACTGAGCATTGTACTCACTTATACCTATTACAGGTACGCCATTGAAACGCACGCTATTTTTAAACAATACATACCCCTCACCGTGCTAGCATCCACCATTCTCGGAGTGTACCTTGAAGTGGATAGTCCGCTAAGATACTCCCTCTTAACGCTACTAGATGCAATCGTATCAAATATAGTCTCGGTAAGTGCGGAGAACGCTACCTTAAAGTACACTACTTCGTTACTCTTCTTTACACTACTGTACTCCTCCCCTCTGGTACGCGTCAACCCGCTTTCATTAATAGCATTTGCATCACTACACGTAGCGAGGAACACTTTCATGTACGTTTCCAACAAGCGCTGGGAAGGTGTAGCAGGCCATGTTCTCGGACTAGACATCATATTAAAGCCTTTAGTGGTGGCTTTCACGTGAACACCAGGTTAGCCGTCCTGGGCATAAACATCGTGCTGGTATCTGCCTTCTTGGCTGTTTACGGGCTACTTGTTAATGACAACGGGCTTGTTGGGCTAGCGATGTCTGCGGGGATTGTAGGAGGCGTCTTAATAGTGTACAGTACTGCACCGGGCGAGCCCTCACTCGAGGCTGTTCTCAGTTACACGACACTATTAGTTGATGCCGTGACGGCTGTACTCGAGGACCTCGACCTCCTAAATGGTAAAGTATGCGTTTTAAATACTGGCAGAAACGCGCTAGTACTGTATTCTAAGGGTTATTGTGCCTGGGATGTAAATCCAGGCGTCGGGTTCGTGGCAAGCTCACCCTATTTCTCAGTACCCGTGCACGCGTTCGCCGACACAGCTGAATTAGAGGAGCTAAATGGCGATGCGCTGGAGAGCGCTTTAAACGCCCTACTAGTAGACGAGCTGGGTCTGTGCGAAAGTATCAAGGTAGAGCAGCGTGGCGAGGTGTTCAGCGTTAACGTAATCGGCATTGCGAAAACGCTAACAGACTATGCGAGGTACCCCCTAAACCCCGTTACCCTGTTAACATTAATAGCTGTTTCTAAACTCGCTGGCAGAGGTAAGGTTTACTTGGTTGACAGGCAGGAAGCTCCCAGAACTATTAGGCTTGTTGTAAGGGTTGAGAAAGGTGCATAAGCGCCTGGATTCGTTTATACTGGTGTACGTTACACTCTCTTTACTAGTATCAGCGTCCCTGTACCTACTTAATGAGCAGAGAATGGACGCGTACGTGGCCGTGAACGTGCTCATGTACTACGTATCATATGCCATAATAAGGCCTGTTCCAGAGACTACTTTAACCATTAAGATACTAAACGCCGTCCTCCTGGCGGTGTTTTCGATCATAGTAGCTATGAGGGTGTACGAGGTGTTAGCCGGGTGAAACGCAACAGTAGACTGTTTTTACCCCTGCTTTTCTCGGTGCTGGTAATAATAGCGAACACTACTACAGGCTCCACGAGTACTAAGGACAGAGTCGACTGCCTCTACCTTCTAGTACTACTAGACAAGGTGCTGGATTACGCAGTTAGAGGAGACCCTGTAGGCGAGCTGATGAGCAAGTATATAGTGAATGCGGGGGTGTTCGGCGACCTTCACGATCTTCACGTGTCTGCGTATACCGCTATTTTAGACTATTACAGGGTTCTTCACGTTACTAGTGAGACCCCCTTTAACTTGACTAGCGGAGCGTATAGGATCCTGGAGGGCTTAAACGACATCGGAGGTTACGCGAGTAGGCTGAGCGCGTGCTCTCACGACGCCGAGGCCGCTAAGGCGTTGAGCGTCTCCGTAAACGCGAAACTACGTGGCCTGAGGGATCTCGTCTACGCGTTGATTAAAGTATCATATCGAGCCCGATTCACTGATGCTTACCAAGTACGTCCTCTCAAAGACACGTACTTACCTGGAGAAGTGGTGGAGATCGCTATCCCTCGAGAAATACGTGTTGAAACCATGGAGGCGTATGCCTGGCCCAGCTTTCTCAGGATCCGGGACTCTCTTCCGCGTGAGTGTAATGAGGTATACTGCGCATACGAGCTATCAATGCCCACGGCAATGGAGTTAGAGCATCTAGGGCTAAGAAGGTACTTGATTGAACAGGTTCTCACGGTGGGTATCTTTGCCAAGCTGTTAAACGGCTCGTACCTAGGAGTTTACCTGGTGACTGTGAAGTATGACCTGCCGAGGGTGCAGGTTGACATGCCGAGCACGGTTAAGCGTGGTGATATACTGGAAGTCAAGGTGCTCTCCGAGGACTTTTACAACGCTAGTTTGCGTTTAAACGGCTTTGAAGCTCTGAATATAACGTTTAAACCCGGCACCACTGTTCTCACGCTGGATCCCGTTCATTACAACTACACACTAGGACTCAACACGCTTGAAATCTGCGTAAATGCTTCAATAAGAACGCTTTCACATTGTTATAGCAGGGTATTCACCGTTGAGCCGGTACATCCACGGGTAGGCATAAGCCTAGGTGACTTCGCTCTTACGTGGTCCGGCTTCTTGACACTAACAATAAGCAATATGGACGTGGTTGACGTGCACGCAGTAGTGGATACGGGTGTGTTTAAGCAGACTATCACGGTGCCGGGTGGTTGCATCGGGCAGGTAAACATTTTTACCGGGATTTTACCCGTTCAGGGCTTGAACGTAAACATCGGTATCACCGCCACCCGAGGTCCTTACGACGAGCTTAAAGTTAGTAGGAGCATATATGTAGTAAACGTGGCAGCTACCATAATTTTAACCCTGGTATCGGTGCTACTGTCGTCTTTTATGAGTAGTCGTGAGAAGAGCTTTATTGTGGCTTTAATCACTGCGTGGAAGAGGTACATGCCCGTATCGGTGAGACACGCGGAATTAGAGGTTAGTAGGCTCTTGAAGCCGTATAAGCTTGGACTGGGCTCGCACGTGGCACTACTGTACTACGAGCTAGTGCGCAGGCTGGGGATCAGGATGCCCCAGGTACATGAAACCCTAAGAGAGCACTTCATGGAGATTTCAAGGTCGCCCTCGCTTACCTTAACACTCAAGAAGCTGATGTGGAAAATGCTACTAATCGCCGAGAGGGATCTCTATTACAGTAAAAGGCCTCCACTAGAGGAGGCTAGAAGGCTCTACGAGGATGTTTTAAATGCTGCTCGCAAAGAGTAGAGTTATACCTCTATCTACGCTGATAGCAGTCATAGCGGGGTTACTGGTAATTACGTCGCTTCCTTCAGACTTACCTTACAGTGCTGCAAATAGTGGCGCAGGTGGACTACACCGACTGTATGAAGAACTGGGTGCGCGTGTATTGTATTCCTTGAAGGATTTAAGTGGATACGACGCAGCAGGCTATGCCTTGATCGTAGCTCGTAGAGGCGGGCTCGAAAACATGGTGGGGTTGAAGAGCTTCGTTGAACGGGGAGGCCTAGTAATAGCTTACGGTTCGCCGGATTACATTGTTGGCCTGCTAAGGGGGCTGGGCGTTAACGCCACCTTTAAAGGATACGTCCGCGACGTGATGTTTGGCGTCGACAATCAGGGATACATCGTGGTGAACACCACGTCGCGTTGTGGTAACATAGTACTTGGAAATCCATACACGCTTGAACTTGAGGGCGCATTAGAGAACTCGTTCGCTCATAGTAGTATGTTTTCGTACGTTGACCTAAACGGCAATGGGTTCTACGACCTTGAAGAGCCTTTAGGGCAGTTCCCACTAGGCGTTAGCATCACTAGCGGAAACGGGCACGTAATCATAGTATTCGCTAAAAACTTCCTCGATAACAGCGTCCTGGATCCCAACAAGCAGTTTTTAAAATGTACTGTGGAGGGTAGACCGGTATTGATCGATCAATCTGAGGTTGCCGGAAACCCCTTCGAGCTACTACGACTAGTACTATATAAGCAGGACGGGCATGCCTACATCACGTTGATGCTCGCATTTATACTGGCACTGGTGGCTTATTTTGCAAGCTGGAAGTAAAGATGCCCTGTACGCGCTACTGGTACTGCTTGAATCGGCCTGCTTCGCCATGTTATTTGCTACCTACGGCTATCCAGGCTTGGCATTACTACTAGCTGTAGTCCCCCTAGCACTGAGGAAACATCGAGTACTTTACATTTCAGTCCTTACTTCAGGTTTCGTGCTTATCGCCCTGGTAAACAACGTTTACGCCTACATAGTGTCAATCTTAATGGCCCTAGTCGGCTCTTCCTACTATATATTAAACTGCCGCGAAGGGAGTGAAGTTAAAACAATTCACGCAGTATTGCTGATATACACGCCACTATATGTTATTTCGCCTAGGACGGCTGTCCCGGCAATGGCCTCGTCGCTAGTTTACCTAATCCACCTGCTCCGCGAGTACCTTAGGTTAGGCAAGTCACACGTATACTTGTTCGCGCTAAATCCCGCAGTACACTTGAACGAAAACGCTGACATCGCACTAGAGGTAAAATGTCCAGGACGCTTCAAGTACATGGTTCAAGTAGACGATAGCGCATACCCAGTTAAGGAAGGCACTGATGGTGTCTTCGATGTGATCAGAGTAAGGGCTACCCGCCTAGGCGTGGTAAGACACGTTGTTAAAGTAATCTTACTTGATTTCCGCGGGCTGGCCAAGGTAGTTCACGGTCCCTATATACTGGAGTACGCAGTCATGCCAAAGTTCCCCGAGCTTGTGAGGCAGGTAGAAAGGATTCTACGCCGTTATGCCGAGTACGTGACAGTGCCACTAATATCGATAATAACGCTACAACCGGGGCTCGACAAGGAGGCAGGAGGAGTTGGTGGGATGGGGCAGGCTATGGGCGTTGAAGGAGCTACTCATGCTGTATCCGATACGACTACGAAAAGTAAGGAATACCCCGCCAAGGCAACGGGGGGTATTGAGGCTCCTGGGAAGGTAGCTGTAGGGCATTACGCGGAGACCGCCTCCACGCAACCTAGAGCAACGCAGGGTGCTCAGAAACACTTCGAGGTTAAAGTTGCTTGGAGGGCTCCGAGAAAAATACTTGAGAGAACGATCCAGGTAGTAAAAGCCTACGTAGGCGAGTACATTGGCGTCAGAAATTACCAACCCGGAGATAGCGTGAGATTGATTCACTGGAAGAAGAGCTTCCGCAAAGAGGATGTACTAGACCTCGCTGTCAAGGTTTACAGTAGTGGTGAAATGGAAAAGCGATCTACCGGGGGGAGGCTCATCGTGCTAGCTGACTTAACCGCTACGAGCCCCGAAGAGCTGGATCTACTGCTACAAACGCTCTATAGCCAGCTTCTTTCAGTTATTAGGGACTCTGGCAGGGCTCTCAGCGAGCTATACTTATACCTGGTCACGCCCAGGAATGAGACGTACTTCTTGAAGGGTAAAGTAGTTGATATACTATCAGCGCTCAACGCACTTATATTGGAGGAAAGGTACACGTCTCTATATAACTACAGTAGCTGGCCTAGGATAAACCCACCGGTGAAGGGTAAGGCAACCGGCCTCCTTGAGCAGCTCGTCGAATACTACAGGTCTTACGGACACGCACTAGTAAGGGACTTGAACTCATGGGGTCTCGAGAAGGGAAGTATAATCCTTATACATTCTAAAGCCCTTGGCTTCAAGTACTATGTAATCGCAGCAGTCTTAAAGGAGCACGGATTCGCAGCAATCACCCCGGGAACACGCGCTATTGAAGGCTTGTAAACTTTATTTACGAATCGTGCACTTCTAGAGTAGTGGAAATCGGTGGTGACGCTGGTGTACAAGTACTGCTTGCTTGCAATGCTACTATTAACCTTTTTGTTGCTCGTGACACCCGTATCTCGTGCTCAGGAGGGGTTCCCAGATGAGATCGCCTCCGTAATGAGGGACCTTGAGTACCTGCATAGCAGGGGGCTAGACCTGGAACCTGTTATCGAGGCGTTGAATAAGGCCATAGAAGCATACTACAAGAACGACGTAGCTGAAGCTCGCGAGTACTTGGAAAGGGCTAAACACCTCGTGGAGGAATTAAAGCCAGTTGCCGAAACCGTTCACCTAGTTAACTTACTGACTAAAATATGCACGGTGATCGCGCTAGCATCCATTCCACTAGTGGTCTACTTCGCCTTGCCGAGGCTGTACTTGTACTTGTGGTTTACATCTCGTAAAAAGTGGATTGTGATAAGGCGGTAAAATTGATCTTGGATGACGAAGTGTTCGCTGTAATACTCGCAGTGACCATCGTGTCATCCGTAGTAGGAATAGCAATGGTGCTTCGGCAGGAGGCCGAGCAGTGGACAGCGCTGGGTTTACTCGGAGAATGCAAAATAGGCAAATACCCTAAAACAGCGGTAAACGGCTCTTTACAGGATTTATGCATCTACGTGGCTAACTACATGGGTAAGCCAGTGTACTACAAGGTAATATACAGAGTAGGTGATCAGGAAGCATTGCCCACAAATACCACCCCTTCGCCAAGCGAACCCCTCGCCTTCTGGATAGGAGTACTGGGCAATAAGGACAACGCCACGGTACCCGTCAAGGTGCCAATTACTGTTCGAGGACCCCTACCCCGGAAAGTCGCGCTGATCTTCGAGCTCTGGTTGTACGATACCGGCACACATGAATGGATATACTCAGGTAGGTGGGTTCATGTTTATGTTAACGTTACGTTAATACCGATAGAGGGTACAACACAGTGAAACACGGCGAAGTTGTACTCGAAGAGTACATCAAGAATCTGGCTCAGAGTAGAGGAATGTATAGCGTTCTCCGCGAAACGTGGACAAGTGTACGAGAAGGGCGTATTAAGCTAATAGACCCCGACCCCCCCGTAACGTTCGCGGCTTACTCTTTCAGGCTATGTTACTCGCTGTGGTTCTGGGCATCCCTAGCCTTCATTTTACTAACATGCGTGCTCGTGTATACTACTGACTTCGTGCCCCTATTACTCCCCGCCAGATACGTGTTTGCAACGTTGTATGTCCTCTTTCTCCCCGGCTACTCCTTGGTGGAAGCGCTGTACCCTGGTGAGGGTGACCTTTCACCACTAGAAAGGGTGGCCCTTTCAATAGGCTTGTCGCTAGCAGTAGTGCCGTTAATAGGCTTAGTACTCAACTACACGCAGTGGGGCATTAGGTTAACGCCGGTGGTCGCATCAACCGCTATCTTTACCACCACAATGCTGATTATCGCCCTCTACCGGAAGTACTCTATCTATAAGCTCTCAATAACGCCCACGAGGCGAAAATCGTGGTCTTCAGGGCGGGGAAGAGTATCAGGATAGTGACTTTACTTGTAAAATCTATTTTAAGGCGCAACGCTCATCTGATCCTACTGGTATCTCTCAGCGCGCCACTTGTCCTCACTGTCATACTTTACTCCCTACCGAGTCCAGTACTGTTTCTAGAAGAATACTTTAGTAGCGCGTTCAGAGACGTGAACGTGGTTATAACTTCTCGGAACAGCATTATTGGGAAGTGCATTAAAGCCGGCTTAGTGGAAGGGGAATTAGCTGGTTATGGGCCCGTAACGCTAGTATACCCCAAAGTAATCACGAAGGAGTTCTTAGAGGCTCTTAAGCTCAACGAGACAGGATGCATGTGTAGCGGTTTAACCATCTCTCTTCCCCGAGACATATATGTCTATTTAAATTATACCTGTAACGTCGGATTAAGAACTCTCGGTGCATATGGAAGTTACTGTACCGGGTATACTCACAAGTCGCTAGAAGCCGTAATAGTGCTAGTTAATGGAACGGAGAGCTTTCAGAGAGATAACCTGTATCTTTGCTTTACTTCAAAGCTCGAAATTGCACGTAATACCCTAGTGGAACTGGAAAGCAGTATTTTGAGTACAGTAGACGCGTGGCTGTTTTTGCTGTTAATTGCTTCTTTACCGGGTGTCTATGTTGCCTCTATTAGAGTTCTCTTAAGCATTAAAAGCGAGTTAAGGGTGTTGTTGAACGTGGGACTCAGCGAAGCCGCCGTAACCCTCTACTGTACATTCGCTCTCTGGATTCTTGAGGTGCTTTCGGGCCTCTTCCTCCTATCGCTATCTACCACGATAGTGTACTCCGCATCTACGGCCCTCAGCACCTTAGTCCCAGCCTTAGTACCTACTTTCAGGCTGGGGCAAATACTCCGTCACACTTTACTGATTTTCGCCTTCACTTACTTAGTCTCCTCAATAGCTTCGCGGAGGTTTGCCAGGAATGAGGAGTTACTTTAAAGTTTACATACTCATGGTGCGGAAAAGGTGTGCCTTAATAGTGTTTCCAGCTGTAGTGCTCTTGGTTCTAAGCGTGCTTTCAGCGTACGCTCTAAGCTCCATACGGACACTGTACTACGCGGACAAAACACTGCTAGGATTAGGTGACAGCGTAGTCGTATCCGGCGCTGCCATTTCACCATTCACGTCGCTTGTAAACTCCGAGGAGCTGAGCAGGCTTCTAGCCGGTGTCAAAGGCGTTGAAGTAGAGTACCTCTTCCTGACCTTAGCATATCTATACGATAAACCGGTCGTAATTCACGGAGTGGAAGAAGGGGTTAAAACAGGCTGCGCCCACGTAGGTGTAGACCTGGTTAAGTCGCTTCACATAAATGTGGGAGAAGCGATCCCAGTTCACTCTCCTTTCAGTGATAGCACCTACTTCTTTGAAGTCTGCGGACTCGTTGAAGGGCCTGCCCTTCTACTGAACTACGAAGATGCCATAAAAATTCGCGGGGTAAAGCCCGGCTACTACACGCTAGCAGTCATTAGGGCCGAGAACCGAGAAGTTCTCGAGGAGGTCTACAAAGCCCTGGGTTTGGAACCAGCTAAGCAGAAGATACTTTCTAGGGCACTATTAGTGCTAGTGCGCAAAGGCGAGAAAATCAGTGTGGAGGCCTACGAGAACATAATCGAAGGCTATCTCTACAGGCTCGGTATATACCGTGATTTCGTATTCTACTTCGCGTACGCCATGGTAATTATCTCGGCCCTCAGCACACCGATAATCGGTGTAGGGCTGGTGGTGCTGCTTCGTAGAGAAGTTTACGTGCTAAGGCTTTTAGGCCTATCTTGTAGAGGGGTATTCCTAGTGCTCCTGACTACTGTAGTGGTCGCGACGCTGTTTTCATACGCGCTTGCCCAAGTAATTGCTATTTCAGGGCTTCTCCCGGGTACGCGCGTACTAGGCTACTATATAAGCCCCTCGATGAGCGTGGAAGATCTCATTTGCGTACACTTCGTGCACTTAGTGATGTGCATCACGGGAGCATATATTGGGTTAACACGCCATGCCAAGTAAACGCGCATATATGGCGCTACTCATCATACTGCACGCTGCAATTGTAAGACTCATCCCTGTACTTGTCACGGGTATGCCCTTCTCCAACGATGTATGGCCGCTAATCAGGATCGCACAGGCGCTCAACAATGGTACGAGCATAGGCGCGCTTTATGGAGACCCGGTTTACGGGCATCACGCTCAGTGGCCTTTCTCAGTGCTCATGGCAATGCTATACTCCAACGTAGCAGGTATAAGTCCACTATTTTACTACCAGTATGTTGGAACATGTCTTGTAGGTTTAGTGCTGGCGTTGCTAGCATACGTACTTGGTAACCGCTTATTCGGCGAGCACGCCGAACCGGCCCTATTCGCTCTAGCTCTATCAGCGTACCCGTCTTTTGTACTGTACACTTCCGCGTTTTTGAAGGAGGTATACGCCCACCTAATAGCGCTGGCTTTCCTTATTTGGGTGCTTACTTCCAGTAGATGGGGTGCTTACTTCCTAGCACCAGTATTCACGGTATCACTCGTACTTGGACACCCACTTCCTTCCATTATCCTTGCTCTCGTGCTTGCGCTACATTACGTTGATGAAAGGGTCCAGGCATTTAGGGGCCGTAAAGCACCTGAACGGGTTTCGTGGAGGTTGGCGGCATTGGCCCTGGTTTTACTGGTGGCAACGATAGCATATAATGCGGTGGTCGTGAAGGAATGGCCGATCCTACTTAATTCCGTAGACGCCATGCTACTAATTACATACGCTGTAACGGTGTACGCCGCTTACGTACTACTTGGTGATGGAGGGTCGAGCTGCCTGTTTGGAGCACTTGCAACAGCGGCAATCGTGATTACCGTGAGGGCCATTACCAGCCCCCTATCGTATAGCTTATTGCTGTACGTGGCACCACCTCTAACAGTATTCCTTGCGAGCACCATTAAGAGCGTGCGGAGATCTGGAGACAGTAGCCTACGTGCAGTAACCGCTACACCGCTTCTCCTAATTATCTCTACCGGGTTTTTGTACATTACAACGTACTTCACTCAGGTACTAGGACTTCTACATAGGCTACTAAATTACCTTGTTTACGTGACTGCAGTATTGATGGCTGGCATGGCACGTAGAAGTATTGGTAAGACCGCCGCCATCGCGTGCGCGTGTGTAGC
Proteins encoded in this region:
- a CDS encoding archaeosortase/exosortase family protein, which produces MGYLVVMSLIALLIQGMYRDYFETVVKLVFTEDYSYLLVAFSTVAVSLYLSYRYMGLSYEIQLSRVLSNSLLFIIAVMLYHASKLSLDYSVQLMGLSFAVMLIATIMFVFKPLSPGDTIPLITPLLTVPIPASVLDRVTTSLSRVIGKVAALLTGTKLVEAQAFTMIEVVTANDGVRALSIEAVCSGIAMLSAAIVIFPLLAYYITASREKALRKAVVSAIAFATGLLIGFVGNTLRVISIVLVAKYYGVEAATSIFHYSPSAIYALLSVITAYALISKLARIAYAVPRPLEADTNLSGLRWEYVAGTLILLLFMVSAVQVSTVLSENALAGEAGTVAIKVDSVGDFIENPVKYLVRSDMVSSYVYDAFLTRVTGSLAMYRISVVTGNDTYPGLLELVDTTGRLHTLQLCFSVQGYRVLNAWNEQRGSLMVGYIMSEKDGVLYLLTYMLTPVTVKSTSGDYAFYARVSLVKPYTGAGDLETAANTLLRSLSVSPVPVLRESAVPGLAVACSTSVAVLVIYAFVTYLYNLVLKRRRGVVPINKTEL
- a CDS encoding MoxR family ATPase, yielding MSQLTKLSFDKANELVKEVMITISKVYVGKQDIVKLAVVTLFSGGHLLIEGYPGTGKTLLAKALAKAISGEYRRIQGHPDVLPSDIIGFHMYRVSGERVFIKGPVFANVVLFDELNRTPTRSQSALLEAMQEYQVTVDGTTYPLPRPFMVIATQVPERYAVGTYRIMETLADRFSTSILSYYNPPEEELEIVTRADFIITMPVEQVATLSEVNNVIESMPGLVEVSEYVADYMVRLVNYVRTHSAVAYGPSHRVTVDLMKLSRVLALLEGREYVIPDDVKSIFVNVVSHRVKLKEEYELEGLTADSIATEALKNVPVPR
- a CDS encoding DUF58 domain-containing protein, which codes for MQAGSKDALYALLVLLESACFAMLFATYGYPGLALLLAVVPLALRKHRVLYISVLTSGFVLIALVNNVYAYIVSILMALVGSSYYILNCREGSEVKTIHAVLLIYTPLYVISPRTAVPAMASSLVYLIHLLREYLRLGKSHVYLFALNPAVHLNENADIALEVKCPGRFKYMVQVDDSAYPVKEGTDGVFDVIRVRATRLGVVRHVVKVILLDFRGLAKVVHGPYILEYAVMPKFPELVRQVERILRRYAEYVTVPLISIITLQPGLDKEAGGVGGMGQAMGVEGATHAVSDTTTKSKEYPAKATGGIEAPGKVAVGHYAETASTQPRATQGAQKHFEVKVAWRAPRKILERTIQVVKAYVGEYIGVRNYQPGDSVRLIHWKKSFRKEDVLDLAVKVYSSGEMEKRSTGGRLIVLADLTATSPEELDLLLQTLYSQLLSVIRDSGRALSELYLYLVTPRNETYFLKGKVVDILSALNALILEERYTSLYNYSSWPRINPPVKGKATGLLEQLVEYYRSYGHALVRDLNSWGLEKGSIILIHSKALGFKYYVIAAVLKEHGFAAITPGTRAIEGL
- a CDS encoding DUF1616 domain-containing protein, giving the protein MILDDEVFAVILAVTIVSSVVGIAMVLRQEAEQWTALGLLGECKIGKYPKTAVNGSLQDLCIYVANYMGKPVYYKVIYRVGDQEALPTNTTPSPSEPLAFWIGVLGNKDNATVPVKVPITVRGPLPRKVALIFELWLYDTGTHEWIYSGRWVHVYVNVTLIPIEGTTQ
- a CDS encoding DUF1616 domain-containing protein, with translation MKHGEVVLEEYIKNLAQSRGMYSVLRETWTSVREGRIKLIDPDPPVTFAAYSFRLCYSLWFWASLAFILLTCVLVYTTDFVPLLLPARYVFATLYVLFLPGYSLVEALYPGEGDLSPLERVALSIGLSLAVVPLIGLVLNYTQWGIRLTPVVASTAIFTTTMLIIALYRKYSIYKLSITPTRRKSWSSGRGRVSG